A window of Halovivax gelatinilyticus genomic DNA:
AGTGGGAGACCGATGAGGACGAGGGTGGTCTCGACGACGTGACGGTTGCGAGTGAGAACCACACGGACACCCGGGCAGTGTCTGTCGGCGCTGGTGAGGTGATTCCACAGTGCCAGACCATCGATACTGCGGGGGCCTACGAACTGACCGACGACATAGAAGCGAGCGGGGAGTGCATCGAAATCGAGGCTGATGACGTCTCCCTCGACGGCAACGATCACACGATCTCCGGCAGCGGCACGGGCATCGTCGTGAATGACCAAACCAACGTCACCATCACGAACGTCACGCTCAGCGGATTGGACGTCGGCATCGAGATGGCGGAGCTTACGGACGCGACCGTCGGACACAACACCGTCGAAGGGAGCGACGAGGACGGGCTCGTATTCGAGGACGTTCAGGACTCCACCATTGCCAACAATACGGTAACGGCGGGTGCCACCAGGGGCATCCACCTCGCTGAGGCTACAGACACGGCCGTCGAGAACAACACGCTCAGGGAAAATGACGAAAGCGGGATGTACGTCGTTGACTCCGAGGAACTGGTTATTTCGGGTAACGAGGTCGTCGACAACGGTGAGGATGACGAGGACGAACTGTCGCATGATGTCGAAGATGCGGGTATCTACCTCTCGGGAACCGCAGACAGCACACTCGAGGCAAACAACCTCACAGCCAACGCACAGGTCGCCATGTTCCTCGAAGAGTCAAGTGCTGATAATCGTATTCTGGGCAACGCTGTTAACGTCTCTGTCATTGAAGGGAGCGAGCGTTGGAGGGGGATTAAAATTGAGGAGTCTTCAGGGAACATACTTTCCGAGACGGTGATCACGGGTAGTGAGGAAATTACGTTGGGTGAACATGGCGAGGACCTCATCTACGTTGACAGCGAAGAGACAGTCGTCACAGATAACGAAATCTACGGGCATGCACGCGTTGGCATCGATATTCTCGGTGAGTCGAATACTGTCGACAATAATTCCATCGCTGGTTCGTTTCATCACAGCGATACTCAAAATGGCCACGCAATACGAGTTTCCGGTACTGGTGAGGACTGGTCGGTGACGAACAACTCGCTCACCAAGGCGGAAATTTTAAACCCCGAACGCGCAGGAATCGCCATCATCGGCGATCAAACCGTCGAGATGCAACACAACACCGGGACAAAATTAGATACTGACCGGAGTACTGACCCGGGTACTGACCTGGAGCTCACCCACGTTGCGCAGTTCGTGGAGAACCAGCAGCTCACGACCCCGGCGGGCGAGACGACGGTGACGTTCACTGGTGCGGGACTGCGTCTCGTTGGCGTCGATGACCCACCGAACGCTGCGAGCCCCGACGATGTCGAATCAACTGACTACTACTTCGAGGTCGAGAATACCTCAGACGAGTTCACCTTCGAGAAGCTCGAACTCGACTACGACGAAACGCGGCTCACGACAGGAGACACGATCGACCCCGAGACGCTCTCGCTCTGGCGACTGGACAGCGGCGAGTGGGAAGAGATCGACGACTCCGGTGTAGATACTGCCGAACAGGTCGTCACTGGCAACGTCACGGAGGACGGGACAATCGGCGCCTTCGGTGAGCAGGCCTTCGCTGCTGGTACCGGCAGTGCTGACGATCCGTTCGTCATCGAAGATTGGGGCCACCTGGACAACGTTCGATGGACACCAAACAGTACCTTCACGCTGGCGAACGACCTCGATTCGGAGACTGATGGCTACGACGACGTGGCTGCAGCGAGCGCGAACGATGGCGACGGCTTCGAGCCAATCGACGACTTCGAGGGCACCTTCGACGGGGACAGCGCGACGATTTCGGACCTGCAAATCGACCGGGGTGACGAGGCGGACGTTGGACTCTTCGGTTCGACGAGCGACTCGGCAATCATCGACGACGTTCACCTCGAGAATGCGACCGTCACCGGCGAGTCGAACGTCGGTGGTCTCGTAGGAGATAACCAGGGTACAATCCTCGAATCGTCAGCGAAAGTGGACGTCTCCGGATCTGACGAGAAGGTTGGCGGCCTGGTCGGCATAAACCTAGGAAAGCTCACTCACTCGTACGCCACCGGCGATATAGACGGCGATGAGTCTGTGGGCGGGCTCGTCGGCCAGAACTACGAAGATGTGAGTGAGTCGTATGCCACTGCCAGTGTTAACGGCTCTACTTTTGTCGGAGGACTCGTCGGCTACAATGATGGCGAGGTGAATGAATCGTACGCCATCGGCAGTGTCGAGTGCATTCAGACCTGTCGCGGGCTCATCGCCATAAACACCGGCGATGTAGAGGATTCGTACTGGGACACGGAGACGACTGGGCAGGACGACTCAGACGGCGGTACGCCACTTTCAACAGCCGAAATGACCGGCGCGAATGCCACCGAGTACATGGAGGGCTTCGCATTTCCAGACGATGAGGGCATCTGGCACGCCACGGACTCGTACCCCGTATTCGCTTTGGAAGACACCGACCCACTCTTTGGTGTCCAAATTAGCGAGACGAACTCGCCAATCGACCAGGGTGACACTCTGGAGGTGACGGCCGATGTAACCAACGTGGGGGCAGACGGAGAGCAGACCGTTGAACTACTCGACTTTGAGGACGACGTGCAGGACAGTAAAACCGCCACGCTCGAAAGTGGCGACACAGTGGAGGTGACGCTGGCTTGGGAAACAGAGGGTTCCGACGTTGGCACCGGCGACGTGACGGTGGCGAGCGAGAACGACGCTGACAACGAGAACGTGACGATCAAGACAGGTATCGCGTCGGTAACCGCGATCATCGACGACGAAGAGATACCGACGGTGGCGATCGGCGAGACGGTGCCAGTAACCGTCACTGCCGAGGACGAAACCGGTGACCCGGTCGAAGGCGCGGAACTCTCCATCGACGAAATCGACGACGGCAGCGACGATGTCACGGTCGACGGCCTCTCCGTGAGTGACACGGAAACGACGGATTCAGATGGCGTCGCCACCTTCGATGGCGTAACGTTCTCGGGTGCAATCGACGCGACTGTCGACGTGACGGTCAGTGCCACGGACGGCGTCGAAGACGAGATGACCGTGACCGTCGGCGGGTTTGCCGAGGGTGACGGCTCTGCGGCCGATCCATTCGTCATCGAGGACTGGAACCACCTCGACAACATCCGGCTCCATCTTGAGAAGGAGTTCGAACTTGGTGCGAATCTCGACGAGGAAACTGACGGCTACGACGACCTGGTTGGCGACCCAGAGAAGGGCTGGGAGCCAATTAGCGACTGCGGGTTCGACCCATGGGAGGACGGATGTGCGGGTGACGGGTTCTCGGGAACCTTCGACGGTCAGGGGTACGAAATCCGTGCACTGGTCATCGACCGCGAGGATGCCTTCGCTGGTGTCGGTCTGTTTAACGGTACCCAGGGTGCGACCATCGAGAGCGTCGGACTGGTCGACGTAGATATCACTGGTGGCTTCTTGAACGTGGGTGGTCTCGCAGGGACGGCAGTGGAGTCCGAGATTACGGACTCGTACGCCACCGGCGACGTCACCGGCCGCCAAACTGTGGGCGGCCTCGTCGGCTACAACTTCGGAGAAATTGACGACCCGGTCACCGCGGACGTCGAAGACAGTATCATCGAGGACTCCTACGCTACCAGTGACGTCACAGGCGAAGATACTACTGGCGGACTGGTCGGGACCAACTGGGGCATTGTCGAGAACTCCTATGCCACTGGGAATGTGACCGCGACCGGCCCCGGCAGGTTTGGGGACGATCCAAGAGCGGGCGGCCTCCTCGGAGTCAATGGGGAGTCTGACGGCGTTATCGATTCCTACTGGGACGACGAGGCGGCGACCGTCATCGAAGATGGCGAGGAGCAACACGGCCAGGGCATCGGTGGGGATGCTCCCGGTGCGGCCAACGTAACCACCCTCACCACCATCGAGATGACCGGCGCGAACGCCCAGGACAACACGGACCTCGATTTCGCTGACACCTGGGGAGTCGTCGACGACCCCGAAGACGGCAACGTGGTCTCCTACCCGCTCCTGCAAAACGCTACCCAGGATCCCGCGCCCGGACTGCGGACCCGATACGCTGGCGGCGACGGCTCCGCAGACGATCCCTACATCGTCGAGGACTGGTACCATCTCGACAACGTTCGCGAGAATCTCGACGCCAATTTCACGGTCACGAACGAACTGAACGAGCACACCGCGGGCTACAGCGACGTGGCCAGCGAGGACGCCAACGGCGGCGACGGGTTCGAGCCGATCGGTGACGCCGGTGAGCCGTTCGGGGGTATCTTCGACGGGAACGGATCGACCATTTCGGACTTCGTTATCGACCGTGACGACGAGGACCGTGTCGGTCTCTTCGCTTCGACGAGCGACTCGGCAACCATCGACGACGTTCACCTCGAGAATGCGACCGTCAGCGGCGAGTCGACCGTCGGTGGACTCGTCGGCTCACTGGAGGGGACAGTCAGCTCGTCCTCCACCAACGTGACTGTCGCTGGCGAGGACGGCGTCGGCGGTCTCGTCGGCGAAAACGCTGGCGAGGTGACCACCACCTACGCTGTCGGAGACGTCTCCGGAGACGACACCGTCGGCGGTCTCGTCGGTCACAACACGGGTGAAGGGGCGATTATCAGCCAGTCGTATGCGGCCGGAAACGTGACGGGCGACGATGCGGTCGGCGGTCTCGTCGGCACTAACGGCGGCGACGTCACAGCATCGTACTGGGACGTCGAAACGACCGGCCAGGACGACTCGGACGGCGCCACGGCGCTTTCGACGGCCGAGATGACCGGCGCGAACGCCACCGAGTACATGGACGGCTTCGCGTTCCCAGACGATGACGGCACCTGGCACGCCACGGACTCGTACCCCGTGTTCGCATGGGAAGACTCCGATCCCTTCTTCGGAGTGAACGTCACCCTGACGAACTCGCCAATCGACCAGGGTGACACCCTGGAGGTGACGGTAGCCGTCACGAACTGGGGCGCAGACGGCGAGCAGACCGTCACCCTCGCGCGTGCAGCGGATTCCGAACCAGTCGAAATAGACGACACGGCCGTCTCCCTCGACAGCGGCGAGCGCATCGAGTCGGTGACGCTCACCTGGGAGACTGGACCGGGTGACGCCGGAGAGCACGATGTCGCCGTTTCGAGTGCTAACCGCACCGATACCGAGACGGTAGCGGTCGACATTCCACAGTCACCACCCTCTCGTTCTGACATATCCGTTATCGAAGCGACGTTGGGTTCAACTCAGATCTACGCGGAGGAATCGGTCGCGATCAACGCGACCGTCGAAAACGACGGGCAGGGAACGGGAACGGAGACTATCGAGGTTAGCGCCGATGGTGAGACAGTTGCGACAGAAACCGTGACGATCGGTGGCGGATCAGAAAAGGCGATTACGGTCATCGTTCCCTTCGAGGACGAAGGAGCGTACGACGTTGCAGTAGGTGACGTAGTCGCGGGCGAAGTAGTCGTCGTCGCCCCACCGAAGCCCGAGTTCACCATCTCCGGTATCGACCCCGTGGAGACGACGGCCGCCCCCGGAGCCCACAGAGAGGTACTCGTGACCCTCGCTAACGAGGGTGATGGAGATGGCGAGGCGGACGTCGAGTTACAGGTGGAGAATCACACGAGGACCGAACGCGTCGGTGTCTCAGCTGGAGAGGAAGTCGACGTCGGCGTACCGCTACACACCGCAATGGAGTACGGCGAATTCGAGTACATCGTCAGCGCCGGTGACGACGAAGCAGCTGGAACCCTAGTCATAGCGAGCGGACCGAAGTGGGTTCTCGGCGACGTATCGGCCACACCGGATCCCGTCGAACCCGGCGGTGAAGTCGATCTATCCGTTACGCTCGAAAATATCGCCGAAGACGGAACGGTCTCGGTCGAGTTCTTCCTCGAGGACGAATTGGCTGGCGCCGACACCGTGGACGTCGCCAGTGATGAAACTGACACCGCAGAGATCAGGCTCACAGCTCCCGAGGAGGAAGGAACGTACGAGGTCGCCGTCTCGCTCTCGGACGACGGGGAACTCGCAACGAGCCTCGAAGGCGAGCTCGTCGTCGACGATCCTGACGGGACGAGCGACGGAGATGATGCCGTTCCCGGCTTTGGACCGCTCACCGCGCTGCTCGCGCTGGGTTGCCTGGCGGTTGGGTTCGGTCGTCTCGTGGTCCGAAACAGACCATCCTGAAGACGAAGGCGGCGCCGGGAATTGGCGACCTATCAGGTTTGGTAGACTCAGTCTGCGAAGGGCCCGTGAGGCCAGTGGTCTCGAAGGACGAACCCATCGATGACCGATAGTGAGGAGAGGGCGAAGCCTCGATACCCACAGGACCCGCCATCGCCGGTTACTGAGATCGGTTCCATCCGGGCCGACGTCATCTGTTGGGTTGTGGGGTATCACCGACAACAGTTTGGCGTTTGCAGCCGCGTCACCGTTGGCCGAACGCACCGTCCAACCCGGTCGCTGACACATCGGTCCGACCTTGACAGTACCGGGTACCATTTTCCCGATCGACGGTGTCGACAGTGTATGACCGAGTTTCGCGGTGTCTGGAGCGAAGACGACGTCGACGCGTTTCTGGCGGAGACGACTGTCCCGGTCCGCCTCGCAACGCACAGACCCGACGGAACGCTCTGGGTCGTCACCCTGTGGTACCGACATCGCGACGGCGGACTGGAGTGTGCGACGCAGGCGAACGCGGACGTGGTCGGCTTTCTCGGGCGAGAGTCGTCGGTCGCGTTCGATATCTCGACGAACCGGATACCCTACCGCGGAGTCAGGGGCAACGGGACCGCCACGGTCTCCGCCGACGGCGGAACGGAGACCCTGCGCGACCTCGTCGATCGCTACCTCGGCGGGTCCGACTCCGCCCTCGCCGACACGTTACTCAGCGCCGATCGCGAGGAAGTCCGCATTCGGATCGAGCCGGACGTGATCTACAGCTGGGACTTCTCCGACCGGATGAGCGACGTCTCGACCGACGACGGGTGAGTGGGGCGGGCCGCGTTGACAGCGAGGAACGGGTATTCATTCGGTGCATCCCGGACGATTCGGGGCCAGATTTGGGGCCATCGCGCCGAACGGTCAGTTCAATCCGGGCCCGTCGGGCGTGTGAGGCCATCGCGGGCCGTCGGGTGCAAGGTCGACGCGCTCGGTCGCCGGTTTCGGTTCGACCGCTCGCCCGTCTTCGTATCGGACGAAGTTCAGGTAGAACGGCTCGCCACAGCCCTCGTCGTCGGTTTCGCCGCCCCCGCAGACGATGCGGATGCCGTCGGCCGCGTCGTAGTCGCCGCCGACGTCGGCGTAGGTCCATCCCTCGAGGGGATACGGCGTCACGGACTTGTCGGCCAGCGAGGCCGACCGATCGAGGGAGACGATCGCCTCACAGCGCGGGCAGTAGTAGCGAACGGGGACGGTCATACAGTCACCTAGGGTTCGAACCACCAAAGCGGGTTCGCCCGATTTCTACGGCTCGCCACCGCCCAGATTCACAGGGTTTCCCCGTTCGCCGATCGAGACAACGCGTTCGAAGACGCACCGCCCTTATTATACGCCAGCCGTCGAGAGACGCTGACAGTAATGACCCGTAAAACCGCGTCGACCGGCGGTGTACAACGCGCCGGCGGTCGGTTCGATACCGACGACCCGCACCCGTCACGATGATCGTCCACTGGCACCGGCGAGACCTTCGCGCAACCGATAATCGGGCGCTCTCCGCCGCAGCATCGACGGACACGGTCGTCCCAGCCTTCGTCTTCGATCCCGACGTGTTGACGCACGCCTCGGCACCCAGAGTGGCCTTCATGTTGGACGCGCTCGCTGAACTGCGAGCGTGGTACCGCGAGCGCGACAGCGATCTCGTAACCGCCGTCGGCGACCCGGCCACCGAACTTCCCAGAATCGCCGACGAGCGCGGCGCAACGGCAGTCGTGTTCAACAGCGATTACTCGGGACTCGCGCGGGAGCGAGACGAGCGCGTCCGCCGCGCGCTCGCCGAAGCGGGGATCGAGACGGAGTCCTTCGAAGACGCGCTCGTCTACGATCCGGGATCGATAACGACGCAAGCCGGCGATCACTACTCGGTCTTCTCGTATTTCTGGGACAAGTGGCGCGACCGAGAGCCGCCGTCGATCTATTCGACACCCGACCGTGAACGATTGGCCGACGTTTCCGGCGATCCGTTCCCGACCCGCGACGAACTCGGGTTCGAAGCGCCCGAAGCCGACGTACCCGAAGCCGGGATGAGCGCGGCCCGGAACCGCCTCGCCGACTTCTGCGATGGGCCGATCTACCGGTACGCAGACCGTCGCGACGCGCCGGCAGCGAACGCCACGTCGGGGCTCTCTCCGCACCTCAAGTGGGGGACGATCGGCATCAGGAAGGTACGCGAATCGGTCGAGAACGCGAAGGCCGACGTGCCGGACGCCGAGGCCGGCGACTCCTGCGAAACGTTCGAATCCCAGCTCGCCTGGCGCGACTTCTACGCACACGTCCTCGCCGCGAACCCAGGTACCGTCACCGCCCCGTTCCGATCGTACGAGCGTCCGATCGACTGGCGGGACGATCCGGACGGACTCGACGCGTGGAAAAACGGCGTAACCGGATATCCGATCGTCGACGCGGGGATGCGCCAGCTCCGGACGGAGGCGCTCGTGCACAACCGCGTCCGAATGATCGTCGCCTCATTCCTGACGAAAGACCTCCTGATCGACTGGCGGGAGGGCTACGCCTGGTTCCGCGAGAAGTTGGTCGATCACGAGACCGCGAACGACGTCGGCGGGTGGCAGTGGGCGGCGGGCACCGGCGCCGACGCGCAACCGTACTTCAGGATATTCAATCCGATGACGCAGGTCCAGCGGTTCGATCCGGACGCAGAGTACGTTCGAACGCACGTCCCGGAGCTACGGGACGCGCCGACGGACGCGATTCTCGAGTGGGACGAACTCGATTCCGACGACCGAGCCGCTGTCGCACCATCGTACCCGGCTCCGATCGTCGATCACGCCCAGCGCCGCGAGGAAGCGATCGAACTGTTCGAAGCCGCCCGCGGCGACGAGTAAGCGTTCAGCAGAGACACGACAATCGTCGACGAACCGTCGCGTTCGAATCGCCGTCGATGACACGACAGTTGGACACTGGTCTCTAACAGATCGAATTTCGATCGTGTAATCGATTCACTACTCTGTCGTCGATTCGGAAAGTGAAAATTGCGATGACGATATCGCCGACTCCTTATTTTAGCGATGCTGTCGAGCGTGTTTCCACGATGCTCCAATCGATACCGACGCCGTCTTCGGCCCAACACCCGGTGTTTCAGGGTGCGTCGCAGGCGGAACTCTTCGAATACGTTCACGACGATACGCTCCTCTCGCTATCGTTCGTGGTGAACATCGCGCTGGCCGGAGCGACAATCCTCGCGATCGTCTATCTCGGTCGTTCCCTGACCGATCCCCGAGCGAAACTGATCGCCGTGTCGGTTATGCTCATCTCAATCGTGTCGATATCCAGTTATACCGGGCTCGCGTCGGGTCTGACGTTGAGTGTCATCGAGATGCCGTCCACTCATCCGGCCGCGGGGCAGACGACGGCCGGTGAAGACGGCGTACTGATCATGTGGGGACGGTATCTCACGTGGACGTTCTCGACCCCG
This region includes:
- a CDS encoding pyridoxamine 5'-phosphate oxidase family protein, coding for MTEFRGVWSEDDVDAFLAETTVPVRLATHRPDGTLWVVTLWYRHRDGGLECATQANADVVGFLGRESSVAFDISTNRIPYRGVRGNGTATVSADGGTETLRDLVDRYLGGSDSALADTLLSADREEVRIRIEPDVIYSWDFSDRMSDVSTDDG
- a CDS encoding cryptochrome/photolyase family protein → MIVHWHRRDLRATDNRALSAAASTDTVVPAFVFDPDVLTHASAPRVAFMLDALAELRAWYRERDSDLVTAVGDPATELPRIADERGATAVVFNSDYSGLARERDERVRRALAEAGIETESFEDALVYDPGSITTQAGDHYSVFSYFWDKWRDREPPSIYSTPDRERLADVSGDPFPTRDELGFEAPEADVPEAGMSAARNRLADFCDGPIYRYADRRDAPAANATSGLSPHLKWGTIGIRKVRESVENAKADVPDAEAGDSCETFESQLAWRDFYAHVLAANPGTVTAPFRSYERPIDWRDDPDGLDAWKNGVTGYPIVDAGMRQLRTEALVHNRVRMIVASFLTKDLLIDWREGYAWFREKLVDHETANDVGGWQWAAGTGADAQPYFRIFNPMTQVQRFDPDAEYVRTHVPELRDAPTDAILEWDELDSDDRAAVAPSYPAPIVDHAQRREEAIELFEAARGDE
- a CDS encoding GLUG motif-containing protein — its product is MGGVAADTVPPDCNGVDFEQDSDGYYEVETLSQLQCIEEHGLEHDYALVEDIDANETGDWNDGDGFEPIGDGDIDFRVEGDAFNGTFDGNDRTIANLTIERGGDDRVGLFEVIGSEGTVSNLTLEAATVTGDDDVGSLSGQNYGTVSDVSMSTDVTGSGTTGGVIGWNYGGTITGATVEGTVFSEQDGVNTHVGGIVGDHQRGASIDSSSFTNGTVDGDNEEIGGIAGQLGGPPGYTSSITNSSANGTIGNEDADSVGGLVGDGRGDFFDSYSTATVRGNDTVGGVIGYGGNSDIERTYAVGEVDGDGDDVGGLVGVGSTGINIENSYWDTETTGVTESFDSDEGGLFTDEMTGANATEHMNGFGFPDGDDRWHAVEDDYPVLAWEDTDPVYGVEITSTNSAIEEGETLEVDATVTNLGPDGGAQSIELRDFDGDEVDSEEVTLESGESTDLTLEWETDEDEGGLDDVTVASENHTDTRAVSVGAGEVIPQCQTIDTAGAYELTDDIEASGECIEIEADDVSLDGNDHTISGSGTGIVVNDQTNVTITNVTLSGLDVGIEMAELTDATVGHNTVEGSDEDGLVFEDVQDSTIANNTVTAGATRGIHLAEATDTAVENNTLRENDESGMYVVDSEELVISGNEVVDNGEDDEDELSHDVEDAGIYLSGTADSTLEANNLTANAQVAMFLEESSADNRILGNAVNVSVIEGSERWRGIKIEESSGNILSETVITGSEEITLGEHGEDLIYVDSEETVVTDNEIYGHARVGIDILGESNTVDNNSIAGSFHHSDTQNGHAIRVSGTGEDWSVTNNSLTKAEILNPERAGIAIIGDQTVEMQHNTGTKLDTDRSTDPGTDLELTHVAQFVENQQLTTPAGETTVTFTGAGLRLVGVDDPPNAASPDDVESTDYYFEVENTSDEFTFEKLELDYDETRLTTGDTIDPETLSLWRLDSGEWEEIDDSGVDTAEQVVTGNVTEDGTIGAFGEQAFAAGTGSADDPFVIEDWGHLDNVRWTPNSTFTLANDLDSETDGYDDVAAASANDGDGFEPIDDFEGTFDGDSATISDLQIDRGDEADVGLFGSTSDSAIIDDVHLENATVTGESNVGGLVGDNQGTILESSAKVDVSGSDEKVGGLVGINLGKLTHSYATGDIDGDESVGGLVGQNYEDVSESYATASVNGSTFVGGLVGYNDGEVNESYAIGSVECIQTCRGLIAINTGDVEDSYWDTETTGQDDSDGGTPLSTAEMTGANATEYMEGFAFPDDEGIWHATDSYPVFALEDTDPLFGVQISETNSPIDQGDTLEVTADVTNVGADGEQTVELLDFEDDVQDSKTATLESGDTVEVTLAWETEGSDVGTGDVTVASENDADNENVTIKTGIASVTAIIDDEEIPTVAIGETVPVTVTAEDETGDPVEGAELSIDEIDDGSDDVTVDGLSVSDTETTDSDGVATFDGVTFSGAIDATVDVTVSATDGVEDEMTVTVGGFAEGDGSAADPFVIEDWNHLDNIRLHLEKEFELGANLDEETDGYDDLVGDPEKGWEPISDCGFDPWEDGCAGDGFSGTFDGQGYEIRALVIDREDAFAGVGLFNGTQGATIESVGLVDVDITGGFLNVGGLAGTAVESEITDSYATGDVTGRQTVGGLVGYNFGEIDDPVTADVEDSIIEDSYATSDVTGEDTTGGLVGTNWGIVENSYATGNVTATGPGRFGDDPRAGGLLGVNGESDGVIDSYWDDEAATVIEDGEEQHGQGIGGDAPGAANVTTLTTIEMTGANAQDNTDLDFADTWGVVDDPEDGNVVSYPLLQNATQDPAPGLRTRYAGGDGSADDPYIVEDWYHLDNVRENLDANFTVTNELNEHTAGYSDVASEDANGGDGFEPIGDAGEPFGGIFDGNGSTISDFVIDRDDEDRVGLFASTSDSATIDDVHLENATVSGESTVGGLVGSLEGTVSSSSTNVTVAGEDGVGGLVGENAGEVTTTYAVGDVSGDDTVGGLVGHNTGEGAIISQSYAAGNVTGDDAVGGLVGTNGGDVTASYWDVETTGQDDSDGATALSTAEMTGANATEYMDGFAFPDDDGTWHATDSYPVFAWEDSDPFFGVNVTLTNSPIDQGDTLEVTVAVTNWGADGEQTVTLARAADSEPVEIDDTAVSLDSGERIESVTLTWETGPGDAGEHDVAVSSANRTDTETVAVDIPQSPPSRSDISVIEATLGSTQIYAEESVAINATVENDGQGTGTETIEVSADGETVATETVTIGGGSEKAITVIVPFEDEGAYDVAVGDVVAGEVVVVAPPKPEFTISGIDPVETTAAPGAHREVLVTLANEGDGDGEADVELQVENHTRTERVGVSAGEEVDVGVPLHTAMEYGEFEYIVSAGDDEAAGTLVIASGPKWVLGDVSATPDPVEPGGEVDLSVTLENIAEDGTVSVEFFLEDELAGADTVDVASDETDTAEIRLTAPEEEGTYEVAVSLSDDGELATSLEGELVVDDPDGTSDGDDAVPGFGPLTALLALGCLAVGFGRLVVRNRPS